One Microbacterium sp. zg-B96 genomic region harbors:
- a CDS encoding DUF4342 domain-containing protein → MSENSHNQYEEFEVEAEDAVRRVREIVREGNVSRLFVKRDTGETILEVPLTAGVAVATVGLFLAPVLVAIGAVTALVTRVTIGVERRVPTETVA, encoded by the coding sequence ATGAGCGAGAACAGTCACAACCAGTACGAGGAGTTCGAAGTCGAGGCCGAGGATGCGGTCCGCCGCGTCCGCGAGATCGTCCGCGAGGGCAACGTCAGCCGCCTCTTCGTCAAGCGCGACACCGGGGAGACCATCCTCGAAGTGCCGCTCACGGCCGGTGTCGCTGTGGCCACGGTCGGCCTCTTCCTGGCTCCGGTCCTCGTGGCCATCGGTGCGGTCACTGCCCTCGTGACCCGCGTCACGATCGGTGTCGAGCGTCGAGTCCCCACGGAGACCGTGGCTTGA
- a CDS encoding 6-carboxytetrahydropterin synthase encodes MTYTLAVRDHMMIAHSFTGAMFGPAQQLHGATFVVDAAFRAAQLDEHGVVVDIGRAAEVLRGILASLTYRNLDEDPRFAGVNTTTERLCAFVAERLVVAARAGELGRGADALDAIAVTMHESHIAWATYEVAL; translated from the coding sequence ATGACCTACACGCTCGCGGTGCGCGACCACATGATGATCGCCCACAGCTTCACAGGTGCGATGTTCGGTCCCGCGCAGCAACTGCACGGGGCGACGTTCGTCGTGGATGCCGCCTTCCGCGCGGCGCAGCTGGACGAGCACGGCGTGGTGGTGGACATCGGCCGCGCCGCGGAGGTGCTGCGCGGCATCCTCGCGTCGCTGACCTACCGCAACCTCGATGAGGACCCGCGATTCGCGGGGGTCAACACCACGACCGAACGGTTGTGCGCCTTCGTCGCCGAGCGCCTCGTCGTGGCCGCCCGCGCAGGCGAGCTGGGCCGCGGCGCCGACGCCCTCGACGCCATCGCCGTCACGATGCACGAGTCGCACATCGCGTGGGCGACGTACGAGGTGGCGCTGTGA
- a CDS encoding fumarylacetoacetate hydrolase family protein, with the protein MTSTTTNDIPVSGTGNPGSFGRRHRKDLLIAGIATAGLVLGGLGSYGVLRWIPPEFPLVHSETIEPGATEEVMLADPAIALTFARVATATGPAVLAVTDYSGGEITGIVVTGATGAAHTDPITAFNALGYDTLHGIATDASQPTTTVAASAVLTAIETHKHHVGTGTNYVEHQEETTIHEPYLFPKMGAITDSNEPLAAGVGGLLDYEVELGLVAMNDITAETGIPEYMGLLLTNDWTDRELLVSQIEPDNLTDAAGFTNAKSQPGFFSTGDLFVIPADWQTYYRELELDLFVNGDLRQRAHPVDMVWDPVTLIEQTLAIGDRTWDSDGVQTPLTAAPGVISRGTIIQSGTPEGVIYRAPDTRQRVLGFMEYVASFGTNADSIVDSALKVYVRDAHEAGAYLQPGDMIVTRAEGLGQIFTDIVAGERAETEDLN; encoded by the coding sequence ATGACCAGTACGACGACGAACGACATTCCCGTGAGCGGGACAGGCAACCCCGGCTCGTTTGGGCGTCGCCACCGCAAAGACCTCCTGATCGCCGGCATTGCCACGGCCGGGCTCGTCCTCGGGGGCCTCGGTTCCTATGGCGTGCTCCGCTGGATCCCACCGGAGTTCCCTCTCGTCCACTCCGAGACCATCGAGCCGGGCGCGACCGAGGAAGTCATGCTCGCCGACCCGGCGATCGCGCTGACCTTCGCGCGTGTGGCCACGGCCACCGGCCCCGCCGTCCTCGCCGTCACCGACTACTCCGGCGGCGAGATCACCGGGATCGTCGTCACCGGCGCGACGGGCGCCGCGCACACCGACCCGATCACAGCCTTCAACGCTCTCGGATACGACACGCTCCACGGCATCGCGACCGACGCGTCGCAGCCCACGACGACCGTGGCGGCCTCAGCGGTACTCACGGCCATCGAGACGCACAAGCACCATGTCGGCACCGGAACGAACTACGTCGAGCACCAGGAGGAGACGACCATCCACGAGCCGTACCTCTTCCCGAAGATGGGTGCGATCACCGATTCGAACGAGCCGCTGGCCGCCGGCGTCGGGGGACTGCTCGACTATGAGGTCGAACTCGGCCTCGTGGCGATGAACGACATCACGGCAGAGACCGGCATCCCCGAGTACATGGGCCTTCTACTCACCAACGACTGGACCGACCGCGAGCTTCTCGTCAGCCAGATCGAGCCTGACAACCTGACCGACGCGGCCGGCTTCACCAACGCGAAGAGCCAGCCCGGCTTCTTCAGCACGGGCGACCTGTTCGTGATCCCCGCGGACTGGCAGACCTACTACCGGGAGCTCGAACTCGACCTGTTCGTCAACGGCGACCTGCGCCAGCGCGCCCACCCCGTCGACATGGTGTGGGACCCGGTCACGCTGATCGAGCAGACCCTCGCCATCGGTGACCGCACGTGGGACAGCGACGGTGTGCAGACTCCGCTCACCGCGGCGCCCGGCGTGATCAGCCGGGGCACCATCATTCAGAGCGGGACGCCGGAGGGCGTGATCTATCGCGCCCCCGACACGCGCCAGCGGGTCCTCGGGTTCATGGAATACGTCGCCAGCTTCGGCACCAACGCCGACTCCATCGTCGACTCCGCCCTGAAGGTCTACGTCCGCGACGCGCACGAGGCGGGTGCGTACCTGCAGCCCGGCGACATGATCGTCACGCGCGCGGAGGGACTCGGTCAGATCTTCACGGACATCGTCGCTGGAGAGCGCGCCGAGACCGAAGACCTCAACTGA
- the bla gene encoding class A beta-lactamase, with amino-acid sequence MRLERDFDARLGVYAMDTGTGEAVAYRPDERFAYASTSKALLGGAILAQASESELSEIVTYTANQLVAHSPITEQHIDTGMPLREVMAAAIQHSDNTAANLMFDRLGGPSGLSGYLESIGDTTTAPERMEPELNEATPGDMRDTSTPRALAASLAEIAFGSTLTPERRDFFTELLIGNTTGDNLIRAGAPDGWVVGDKTGSGGYGTRNDIAILWPDTGSPIVLTVLSSKSSADAERDDALIAAAARAAITALRPDAG; translated from the coding sequence ATGCGACTCGAGCGCGATTTCGACGCGCGACTGGGTGTCTACGCAATGGACACCGGCACCGGTGAGGCCGTCGCCTACCGCCCGGACGAACGGTTCGCCTATGCGTCGACATCCAAGGCGCTTCTCGGTGGTGCAATCCTCGCGCAGGCGAGCGAGTCCGAGCTGAGCGAGATCGTCACCTACACGGCAAACCAGCTGGTGGCGCACTCGCCGATAACCGAGCAGCACATCGACACGGGCATGCCTTTGCGAGAGGTCATGGCGGCCGCGATCCAGCACAGCGACAATACCGCCGCCAATCTGATGTTCGACCGCCTTGGCGGGCCCAGCGGGCTGAGTGGTTATCTCGAGAGCATCGGCGATACCACCACCGCCCCGGAGCGGATGGAACCGGAGCTCAACGAGGCCACGCCCGGCGACATGCGAGACACCAGTACGCCACGGGCCTTGGCGGCAAGCCTGGCGGAGATCGCGTTCGGAAGCACTCTCACACCGGAGCGGAGAGATTTCTTCACTGAGCTCCTCATCGGCAATACCACCGGCGACAACCTCATCCGAGCGGGCGCCCCCGACGGATGGGTGGTCGGCGACAAGACCGGATCCGGCGGGTACGGAACGCGCAACGACATCGCCATCCTCTGGCCCGACACCGGCTCTCCTATCGTGCTGACCGTGCTCTCAAGCAAGAGCTCAGCCGACGCAGAACGAGACGATGCGCTCATCGCCGCCGCAGCAAGGGCTGCGATAACAGCACTCAGACCTGACGCCGGGTGA
- a CDS encoding glycosyltransferase family 4 protein, translating into MTGAVSFVVPPGIDDPARVSGGNVYDRHVRDGLTGLGWRVRMAEAAPADAGELRTALRGAPDGGLVVVDGLLAGIGADVLVESAARLRLVVLVHMLRAALPDADAGVVADERRALGVARLLITPSQWLRGQLAGDGVGIPIVVAPPGTVAAGAATGTPGGCALLCVGVVAPHKGQDVLIDALTALGPAPEWVCTIAGATDADPAFVAALLARAAALGKGERIRFAGVQTDAGMDGLYRRTDLLVAPSRAEAYGMAIAEARARGIPVIASRVGGIPEALGPDGAALLVSPGDSAALADALTRWMTDAGLRRRLTSQARDVRLHGRAWEDTVARVATALADVP; encoded by the coding sequence GTGACCGGCGCGGTGTCGTTCGTCGTGCCGCCCGGCATCGACGACCCGGCACGGGTGAGCGGCGGCAACGTCTACGACCGGCACGTGCGCGACGGGCTGACCGGCCTGGGGTGGCGGGTGCGCATGGCGGAGGCTGCGCCTGCGGATGCCGGCGAGCTGCGGACGGCGCTGCGGGGTGCACCCGACGGCGGGCTCGTGGTCGTGGACGGGCTCCTGGCCGGTATCGGCGCGGACGTGCTCGTCGAGTCGGCCGCGCGGCTGCGGCTCGTGGTGCTTGTGCACATGCTCCGGGCAGCGCTGCCGGATGCCGACGCGGGCGTCGTCGCCGACGAGCGTCGCGCGCTGGGCGTCGCGCGGTTGCTGATCACGCCGAGCCAGTGGCTCCGCGGGCAACTCGCGGGCGACGGCGTGGGCATCCCCATCGTCGTCGCCCCGCCGGGCACCGTAGCGGCGGGTGCGGCGACGGGCACCCCGGGCGGGTGCGCGCTGCTGTGCGTCGGGGTCGTAGCGCCGCACAAGGGGCAGGACGTGCTCATCGACGCCCTCACCGCGCTCGGGCCCGCCCCGGAGTGGGTCTGCACGATCGCCGGCGCGACGGATGCCGATCCCGCGTTCGTCGCCGCGCTGCTCGCCCGTGCGGCCGCGCTGGGAAAGGGGGAGCGGATCCGATTCGCGGGCGTGCAGACTGACGCCGGGATGGACGGCCTCTACCGACGCACCGATCTGCTCGTCGCGCCGTCTCGCGCCGAGGCGTACGGCATGGCGATCGCGGAGGCCCGCGCCCGCGGCATCCCCGTCATCGCCAGCCGCGTCGGCGGGATCCCGGAAGCGCTGGGGCCGGACGGTGCCGCGCTGCTCGTGTCTCCTGGGGATTCCGCAGCGCTCGCGGATGCGCTCACGCGGTGGATGACGGATGCCGGCTTGCGGCGGCGCCTCACGAGCCAGGCGCGTGACGTGCGGTTGCACGGCCGTGCGTGGGAAGACACCGTCGCCCGGGTCGCGACAGCATTGGCGGACGTGCCATGA
- a CDS encoding dihydrofolate reductase family protein, with amino-acid sequence MKAAGRPYVTLSCAMSLDGCLDSTAPHRMAMSNAEDFDRVDQLRADHDAILVGASTVRRDNPRLLVRSADRRAARVASGLPPSPAKVTVTATGDLSADAAFFTAGDGDKFVYCPRGAADALTRAVGDRATVVALGDAVVAMADALADLTRRGIARLMVEGGGRIHTQFLAQRLADELQLVIAPFFVGEAGAPRFVQPARFPWDEAHRARLLETRRIGDVVLLRYAMSARGQAEADAGR; translated from the coding sequence ATGAAAGCGGCCGGCCGGCCGTACGTCACCCTCAGCTGCGCGATGTCGCTGGACGGGTGCCTGGACAGCACCGCCCCGCATCGCATGGCGATGTCGAACGCGGAGGACTTCGACCGCGTCGACCAGCTGCGCGCCGACCATGACGCGATCCTGGTGGGCGCCTCCACCGTGCGGCGGGACAACCCGCGACTGCTGGTGCGCAGTGCGGACCGTCGCGCCGCGCGGGTCGCGTCCGGACTGCCCCCGTCGCCGGCGAAGGTGACGGTCACCGCCACCGGCGACCTGTCTGCCGACGCTGCGTTCTTCACCGCGGGCGACGGTGACAAGTTCGTCTACTGCCCCCGCGGCGCGGCGGACGCACTCACGCGTGCGGTGGGCGACCGGGCGACGGTCGTTGCCCTCGGCGACGCGGTGGTGGCGATGGCCGACGCGCTCGCCGATCTGACGCGCCGCGGCATCGCGCGGCTCATGGTCGAGGGCGGCGGACGCATCCACACGCAGTTCCTCGCGCAGCGGCTGGCCGACGAGCTTCAGCTGGTGATCGCACCGTTCTTCGTGGGCGAGGCCGGCGCGCCGCGTTTCGTGCAGCCCGCCCGGTTCCCGTGGGACGAAGCGCACCGCGCGCGGCTGCTGGAGACCCGCCGGATCGGCGACGTCGTGCTGCTGCGCTACGCGATGTCGGCGCGCGGTCAGGCCGAGGCCGACGCAGGCCGGTGA
- a CDS encoding LacI family DNA-binding transcriptional regulator, with translation MAREHVPAQERAARKAPTIDDVAAVAGVSRATVSRVINDHPSVSASARNAVALAIRALEYSPDTAAQSLARRPPARGG, from the coding sequence ATGGCCCGAGAACACGTCCCTGCCCAGGAGCGCGCCGCACGGAAGGCGCCCACCATCGATGATGTAGCCGCGGTGGCGGGGGTGTCTCGCGCGACGGTCTCGCGGGTGATCAACGATCATCCTTCCGTGAGTGCAAGCGCCCGGAACGCGGTAGCGCTAGCAATCCGCGCCCTGGAGTATTCGCCCGATACCGCGGCACAGTCTCTCGCTCGGCGCCCTCCTGCGCGTGGCGGCTAG
- a CDS encoding ABC transporter permease — protein MRVLSALTRVEALMFLRNPMSVFMALLLPSLLLMLQAFVIPGTLEPIGGGGALEEFRPIDFFVPVSAAVAIASVAITNYPAAVGAYREAGVLRRLGVTPVGAHRVLLAQWAVSGVTLGAALVIAFALAALTFGAVPPANPVLAVLVIVSGAIAMMAVGSVIAAVAGSAQIAYGLGFLVFIA, from the coding sequence ATGCGTGTTCTTTCTGCACTGACTCGGGTCGAGGCTCTGATGTTCCTCAGAAATCCGATGAGCGTCTTCATGGCGTTGCTCCTGCCCTCGCTGCTGCTCATGCTGCAGGCGTTCGTGATCCCGGGCACGCTGGAGCCGATCGGGGGCGGCGGGGCGCTGGAAGAGTTCCGGCCAATCGACTTCTTCGTTCCGGTGTCCGCCGCGGTCGCGATTGCGAGCGTGGCCATCACCAACTACCCGGCGGCAGTCGGGGCCTACCGGGAAGCGGGTGTCCTCCGCCGGCTGGGCGTCACTCCGGTCGGTGCGCACCGCGTACTGCTCGCGCAATGGGCCGTCAGCGGCGTCACGCTGGGGGCGGCGCTGGTGATCGCGTTCGCGCTCGCCGCCCTGACGTTCGGTGCGGTGCCACCGGCCAATCCCGTGCTCGCGGTGCTTGTCATCGTCAGCGGAGCCATCGCGATGATGGCGGTCGGCTCGGTCATCGCGGCCGTCGCCGGGAGCGCTCAGATCGCCTATGGCTTGGGGTTCCTCGTCTTCATCGCGTGA
- the bla gene encoding class A beta-lactamase: protein MAGTLRVMRRVFRSGPRDNKVQKGAMRPQRRAVSVVASAAVVIAVISGCGATGTSHPSSSSTPTAASTPTPEGVADDHFMRLERDFDARLGVYAMDTGTGEAVAYRPDERFAYASTSKALLGGAILAQASGSELSEIVTYTADELVEYSPVTEQHIDTGMPLREVMAAAIQYSDNTAANLMFDRLGGPSGLSDYLESIGDTTTAPERMEPELNEATPGDMRDTSTPRALAASLAEIAFGTTLTPERRDIFTELLIGNTTGDNLIRAGAPDGWVVGDKTGSGGYGTRNDIAILWPDTGAPIVLTVLSSRSSADAERDDALIAAAARAAITALRPASTRSRG from the coding sequence ATGGCAGGCACGCTGCGAGTCATGCGGCGGGTGTTCCGATCTGGTCCGCGAGACAACAAAGTGCAGAAAGGCGCCATGCGGCCACAACGACGGGCGGTGTCCGTTGTCGCCAGTGCGGCAGTCGTTATCGCGGTGATAAGTGGATGTGGCGCGACGGGCACGTCCCACCCATCGTCCTCATCGACGCCGACTGCGGCATCCACCCCCACGCCGGAAGGCGTCGCCGACGACCACTTCATGCGCCTCGAGCGCGATTTCGACGCGCGACTGGGCGTCTACGCAATGGACACCGGCACCGGCGAGGCGGTCGCCTACCGCCCAGACGAACGGTTCGCCTATGCGTCGACATCCAAGGCGCTCCTCGGCGGTGCAATTCTCGCCCAGGCGAGCGGGTCGGAGTTGAGCGAGATCGTTACCTACACCGCCGACGAGCTGGTGGAGTACTCGCCGGTAACCGAGCAGCACATCGACACGGGCATGCCTTTGCGAGAGGTCATGGCGGCCGCGATCCAGTACAGCGACAACACCGCCGCCAACCTGATGTTCGACCGCCTTGGCGGGCCCAGCGGGCTGAGCGATTATCTCGAGAGCATCGGCGATACCACCACCGCCCCGGAGCGGATGGAACCGGAGCTCAATGAGGCCACACCGGGCGACATGCGAGACACCAGTACGCCACGGGCCTTGGCGGCGAGCCTCGCGGAGATCGCGTTCGGAACCACTCTCACGCCGGAGCGGAGAGATATCTTCACCGAGCTCCTCATCGGCAATACCACGGGCGACAATCTCATCCGAGCGGGCGCCCCCGACGGATGGGTGGTCGGCGACAAGACCGGGTCCGGCGGGTACGGAACGCGCAACGACATCGCCATCCTCTGGCCCGACACCGGCGCTCCGATCGTGCTGACCGTGCTCTCAAGCAGGAGCTCAGCCGACGCAGAACGAGACGATGCGCTCATCGCGGCCGCCGCAAGGGCTGCGATAACAGCACTCAGACCTGCGAGTACCCGTTCTCGCGGGTGA
- a CDS encoding response regulator transcription factor, with protein sequence MTVRVLIVDDQPMYRAGMSAILGAADGIAVVGEASDGEEALARNRVLHPDVVLMDVRMPKMNGIDATRQLTRPAGPANIPRVVMLTTFDIDEYVYAALEAGASGFLLKDADAQELASAVHIVARGDSLLSPRVTRRLIEDFVASKPTGLQSTTVFNSLTDREREVFLLIATGRSNSEIGKELFMAEQTAKSHVSRILSKLHLRDRIHAVMLAYDTGLVRPGAPG encoded by the coding sequence ATGACCGTCCGAGTGCTCATCGTGGATGACCAGCCGATGTACCGGGCGGGGATGTCCGCCATCCTCGGCGCGGCGGACGGCATCGCCGTCGTGGGCGAGGCCAGCGACGGCGAGGAAGCGCTCGCGCGGAACCGCGTGCTTCATCCCGACGTCGTGCTCATGGACGTGCGCATGCCGAAGATGAATGGAATCGACGCAACCCGTCAGTTGACGCGCCCTGCGGGGCCCGCGAACATTCCGCGCGTGGTCATGCTCACGACGTTCGACATCGACGAGTATGTCTACGCCGCGCTGGAGGCCGGCGCGAGCGGCTTCCTGTTGAAAGACGCCGACGCCCAGGAGCTTGCATCCGCGGTGCACATCGTCGCCAGAGGCGATTCCCTCCTCTCCCCGCGCGTGACGCGCCGACTCATTGAGGACTTCGTCGCGAGCAAACCGACCGGGCTACAGTCCACGACCGTCTTCAACAGTCTCACCGACCGGGAGCGCGAGGTGTTCCTGCTGATCGCCACCGGGCGGTCGAACTCCGAGATCGGCAAGGAGCTGTTCATGGCGGAGCAGACCGCGAAAAGCCACGTCAGCCGCATCCTGTCCAAGCTGCACCTGCGCGATCGTATCCACGCCGTGATGCTCGCCTACGACACCGGGCTCGTAAGGCCCGGTGCGCCCGGCTGA
- a CDS encoding ABC transporter ATP-binding protein, whose protein sequence is MSLIDLQGVRKSFGDVEALREVTFSVAFGEVFGLLGPNGAGKSTTVECIAGTLKPDAGRVSVLGVEPTGHRRFVRDRVGYQLQSAALPPALRVGEALDLFATFYSLPADVTELLDLVGLTDQRRRPFGALSGGQKQRLSVALALVGNPRVAIFDELTTGLDPQGRRDVRALIERVRDTGLTVLLVTHDLDEAERLCDRVAVIDRGRTRFVGTPDELIDSTRPASGAAHGLEDAYLRLLDPALSATRGEA, encoded by the coding sequence ATGTCTTTGATCGATCTTCAAGGGGTGCGCAAGAGCTTCGGCGACGTCGAGGCCCTCCGCGAAGTCACCTTCTCCGTCGCCTTCGGCGAGGTGTTCGGCCTTCTCGGTCCCAACGGAGCGGGAAAATCGACGACGGTGGAGTGCATCGCGGGGACGTTGAAGCCGGATGCCGGCCGCGTGTCGGTTCTCGGGGTGGAACCCACCGGACACCGACGCTTCGTGCGCGACCGGGTGGGCTACCAGCTGCAGTCGGCGGCGTTGCCGCCGGCGCTGCGGGTCGGGGAAGCCCTCGACCTGTTCGCAACGTTCTACTCCCTGCCCGCGGACGTCACGGAACTGCTGGATCTCGTCGGTCTCACCGATCAGCGGCGCCGGCCGTTCGGAGCACTGTCGGGCGGGCAGAAGCAGCGTCTCTCCGTTGCGCTGGCGCTGGTGGGCAACCCGCGCGTCGCGATCTTCGATGAGCTGACGACGGGACTCGATCCGCAGGGGCGTCGCGACGTGAGAGCGCTGATCGAACGAGTTCGAGACACCGGACTGACGGTGCTTCTGGTCACCCACGACCTGGACGAGGCCGAGCGGCTCTGCGACCGGGTCGCTGTCATCGACCGTGGCCGGACGCGTTTCGTTGGCACGCCCGATGAGCTGATCGATTCGACGAGACCGGCATCGGGTGCGGCGCACGGCTTGGAGGACGCCTACCTGCGTCTGCTCGATCCGGCGCTGTCTGCGACACGAGGGGAAGCGTGA
- a CDS encoding histidine kinase: protein MELPFWAWCTVAAFCAALFTAAVPVTTAVYDVPLLAAFAICTAQSGSLILTIFRPLVGTAAQLAAIVALALATRGVPEQPWPLPVTGLISLGALILLVGIRERWIVSLTVWWVSIVVLVAVIAASPTQYASPDQWGANLIIYSSYTVTVLAAAIAVGQRARIRSDLARARRDIELEQAQRLYVEERARIARELHDVVAHSMSIIHMQAISAPFRLRDAAPAAIEEEFSDIARSARAALSEMRQLLGALRSGDDDADLLPQPQLTELSELTQSASRAGTDVELVIDPRAYSSSSLVQLTAYRIVQEALSNIVRHAAGAPTTVRVSVDEESVLIVVRNARSGHATGAAPGGPIVDRGGEGLRGMRERVSLLGGHLSTGPTPDGGYLVDAALPAAIESRLEAP from the coding sequence GTGGAACTGCCGTTCTGGGCCTGGTGCACAGTCGCCGCATTCTGCGCGGCGCTGTTCACCGCTGCGGTTCCGGTGACGACCGCGGTCTACGACGTTCCCCTTCTGGCGGCCTTCGCCATCTGCACCGCTCAGTCCGGCTCGTTGATCCTCACAATCTTCCGGCCGCTCGTCGGAACCGCGGCGCAGCTGGCCGCCATCGTCGCGCTCGCCCTTGCGACGCGCGGCGTTCCCGAACAGCCGTGGCCGCTACCCGTCACCGGACTGATCTCGTTGGGCGCCCTGATCCTTCTTGTCGGCATCCGCGAACGTTGGATCGTGTCGCTGACCGTGTGGTGGGTGAGCATCGTCGTGCTCGTCGCGGTGATCGCCGCCTCCCCCACGCAGTACGCCTCACCCGATCAGTGGGGTGCCAATCTCATCATCTACAGCAGCTATACGGTCACCGTCCTGGCTGCGGCGATCGCAGTTGGCCAGAGGGCACGCATTCGCAGCGATCTCGCCAGAGCGCGCCGGGATATCGAACTCGAGCAAGCGCAGCGCCTGTATGTCGAGGAACGCGCGCGCATCGCGCGCGAACTGCACGACGTCGTCGCCCACAGCATGTCGATCATCCATATGCAGGCGATCTCCGCACCCTTCCGCCTCCGCGACGCCGCGCCGGCTGCCATCGAGGAGGAGTTCTCCGACATCGCCCGCTCCGCGCGCGCTGCGTTGTCCGAGATGAGGCAGCTGCTGGGCGCTCTCCGCTCAGGCGACGACGATGCTGATCTGCTGCCGCAACCCCAGCTCACCGAGTTGTCGGAGCTCACGCAGTCTGCGTCGCGCGCCGGAACCGATGTCGAGCTCGTCATCGATCCCCGCGCTTATTCAAGCAGCTCCCTCGTGCAGCTGACCGCATACCGCATCGTTCAAGAAGCCCTCAGCAATATCGTGCGACATGCTGCGGGCGCTCCGACGACGGTGAGAGTGAGCGTCGACGAGGAATCGGTGCTCATCGTGGTGCGCAACGCCAGATCCGGCCACGCGACCGGCGCGGCGCCAGGAGGGCCGATCGTCGACCGTGGCGGCGAGGGATTGCGCGGAATGCGAGAACGCGTGAGCCTCTTAGGAGGACACCTGTCGACCGGGCCTACGCCTGACGGCGGCTACCTGGTGGATGCCGCCCTGCCCGCCGCGATCGAAAGCCGACTGGAGGCGCCATGA
- a CDS encoding zinc-binding alcohol dehydrogenase: MGDDAETADRQDVMTHGTAYWVEAPGTGALRSEPIAVPAPDGVQVRTLYTAISRGTEAVVFRGEVPESERTRMRAPFQQGDFPGPVKYGYLNVGVVERGPGSLQGKTVFTLFPHQSRFVVPATAVVVVPDGVPARRAVLAGAVETAVNVLWDAAPLIGDRVTVVGAGMIGCAVARLARGIPGVDLAVVDADAGKRAVCTALEVPFHLPADAPGDRDIVIDTSASEDGLRLALRTAVTEGVIVEASWFGSRDVRLPLGEDFHSRRLTLRSSQVGAVAPGRRGTRSATDRLALALHLLRDPAFDALLTGNAPWRELPAVMAAIADGGLPGLCHTIDWSDAP, translated from the coding sequence ATGGGCGATGACGCCGAGACGGCCGACCGGCAGGATGTGATGACCCACGGCACCGCCTACTGGGTGGAGGCCCCCGGGACGGGGGCGCTGCGCAGCGAGCCGATCGCCGTGCCGGCGCCCGACGGCGTGCAGGTGCGCACCCTCTACACGGCGATCAGCCGGGGGACCGAAGCGGTGGTGTTCCGCGGCGAGGTGCCCGAGAGTGAACGCACGCGCATGCGGGCGCCGTTCCAGCAAGGCGACTTCCCCGGCCCCGTGAAGTACGGCTACCTCAACGTCGGCGTCGTCGAACGTGGGCCCGGTTCGCTGCAGGGCAAGACGGTGTTCACGCTGTTCCCTCATCAGTCCCGGTTCGTCGTCCCCGCGACGGCCGTCGTTGTGGTGCCCGATGGTGTGCCCGCCCGGCGCGCGGTGCTCGCCGGCGCCGTCGAGACGGCGGTGAACGTGCTGTGGGATGCCGCGCCCCTCATCGGCGATCGGGTCACCGTCGTCGGCGCCGGCATGATCGGCTGCGCCGTGGCCCGCCTCGCACGCGGCATCCCCGGCGTCGACCTCGCCGTCGTCGATGCGGATGCCGGCAAGCGCGCCGTCTGCACGGCGCTCGAGGTCCCGTTCCACCTCCCCGCCGATGCGCCCGGCGACCGCGACATCGTGATCGACACCAGCGCCTCCGAAGACGGACTGCGCCTGGCATTGCGTACCGCGGTGACGGAGGGAGTCATTGTCGAGGCGAGCTGGTTCGGCAGCCGCGACGTGCGGTTGCCGCTGGGGGAGGACTTCCACTCGCGACGCCTCACGCTGCGCTCCAGCCAGGTGGGTGCGGTCGCGCCCGGGCGACGCGGCACGCGCAGCGCGACCGACCGGCTCGCCCTCGCACTGCATTTGCTGCGCGACCCCGCCTTCGACGCCCTCCTCACCGGCAACGCACCGTGGCGCGAACTGCCGGCGGTCATGGCCGCGATCGCCGACGGCGGGTTGCCCGGGCTGTGCCACACGATCGACTGGAGCGACGCCCCATGA
- a CDS encoding DUF1801 domain-containing protein, with protein sequence MAPYENKTKATDVSAEEFIAKVEHPVRRADAETLDRMYRRITGQGPVMWGPTMVGYGHHHFEYDSGHSGDAFAAGFSPRKASLTIYGAHLQPEAPALLERLGKHRLGKSCLYVNTLADVDLAVLEELIATGYRYVTEDLNQAQA encoded by the coding sequence ATGGCGCCCTACGAGAACAAGACGAAAGCCACCGACGTCTCCGCGGAAGAGTTCATCGCGAAGGTCGAGCATCCGGTACGGCGTGCCGATGCCGAGACCCTCGATCGGATGTACCGGCGGATCACCGGTCAGGGACCGGTCATGTGGGGGCCCACGATGGTCGGCTACGGCCACCACCACTTCGAGTACGACTCCGGCCATAGCGGCGACGCCTTCGCCGCGGGGTTCTCCCCCCGCAAGGCCAGCCTGACCATCTACGGCGCACATCTACAACCCGAGGCGCCGGCGCTGCTGGAAAGGCTCGGCAAGCACCGACTCGGCAAGTCCTGCCTCTATGTCAACACGCTGGCCGATGTGGACCTGGCCGTCCTCGAGGAGCTCATCGCAACCGGCTACCGCTACGTGACCGAGGATCTGAACCAGGCGCAGGCCTGA